A single genomic interval of Helianthus annuus cultivar XRQ/B chromosome 6, HanXRQr2.0-SUNRISE, whole genome shotgun sequence harbors:
- the LOC110891323 gene encoding fasciclin-like arabinogalactan protein 4: protein MAINISLLISHFTPFISLYLLFHTTTTISAVNITHLLSPFPDLSDFSALLSATTVAAALSHRSSLTLLAVPNSFLRSSSLLRPSPPSNIADVIRYHVLLQHLTPNDLTGFSPSGKLVPTLFKTTSRDSRATSNLGYVNVTYDGQTNTTTVSSPAAYSQPPNSATVISVIKTLNHNVSIFSVNSLIVPYGFDLLTSETRPPLGLNITKAITDGHNFNVAASMLAASGVVQEFESDENGAGITMFVPTDDAFANLPATANFQSLPADKKADVLRFHVLHSYYPLGSLQSIVNPVQPTLATEDKGAGMFTLNISRVNGSVAINTGIVIASVTQTVLDQNPVAIFGISRVLLPKEIFGKNDENAPVGNGAPSPVSSSSPGDFPPEFFVPSSPPANREELHSSATVRCVNFVVFCTGLLYVFV, encoded by the coding sequence ATGGCCATAAACATATCTCTACTCATTTCCCATTTTACCCCTTTCATCTCCTTATATTTACTcttccacaccaccaccaccatctccgcCGTTAACATCACCCACCTCTTATCCCCTTTCCCCGACCTCTCCGACTTCTCCGCCCTCCTCTCCGCCACCACCGTCGCCGCCGCCCTCTCCCACCGCTCCTCCCTCACCCTCCTCGCCGTCCCCAACTCCTTCCTCCGTTCCTCCTCTCTCCTCCGCCCCTCTCCGCCCTCCAACATCGCTGACGTCATCCGCTACCACGTCCTCTTACAACACCTTACCCCCAACGACCTCACCGGATTCTCTCCCTCCGGCAAACTCGTCCCTACTCTCTTCAAAACCACCTCACGCGATTCACGCGCCACTAGCAACCTCGGCTACGTCAACGTCACCTACGACGGTCAAACCAACACTACCACCGTCAGTTCACCGGCGGCGTACTCTCAGCCGCCTAACTCCGCCACCGTCATCTCCGTTATCAAAACGTTAAACCACAACGTTTCGATCTTCTCCGTTAACTCGCTAATTGTTCCGTACGGTTTCGATCTGTTAACGTCGGAAACTCGACCGCCGTTAGGGCTTAATATTACAAAAGCAATAACTGACGGTCATAACTTCAACGTAGCGGCGTCAATGCTAGCTGCATCTGGAGTCGTTCAAGAATTTGAATCCGACGAAAACGGTGCCGGAATCACAATGTTTGTTCCGACGGACGACGCGTTCGCCAATTTACCAGCAACGGCGAACTTCCAGTCGTTACCGGCGGATAAAAAAGCTGACGTGTTACGTTTCCACGTGTTGCATTCGTATTACCCGCTCGGGTCGCTGCAATCGATTGTGAACCCGGTTCAACCGACGTTAGCTACCGAAGATAAAGGTGCTGGAATGTTTACATTAAACATTTCTCGGGTTAACGGGTCGGTTGCTATCAATACGGGTATTGTTATTGCTTCTGTTACACAGACTGTTTTGGATCAGAATCCGGTGGCTATTTTTGGTATTTCACGGGTTTTGTTACCTAAAGAGATATTTGGGAAAAATGACGAAAATGCCCCTGTTGGTAATGGAGCTCCGTCACCCGTTTCGTCGTCGTCGCCGGGGGATTTTCCGCCGGAATTTTTTGTTCCGTCATCGCCGCCGGCGAATAGAGAAGAATTGCACTCGTCGGCGACGGTACGGTGTGTTAATTTTGTTGTTTTTTGTACAGGATTGTTGTATGTATTTGTatga